aatcgaaacaccttgcaagtttacgttttgtcaggattatcagaaaaatgtgtacatttaggaataaatgttaaatgtcgtttaatagtgagtaatatgagcttatcaaatcttaatgttaatgttctaaatttaaatgaatttttcataggtttcgtattttgttaaatgagtcatttttattccgtatggagtataaaggaaatggataaaacaacacacgtaaatgaaaaaaaaagctaaaaaacgtttatttaataacttgtattccctccccgagctctaattactgcttccatacggttcttcatcgatcggatgagagtcacgatcacatgctgtggtatattgtcccattcctcttggattgcatcttgcagctggctaagtgtttctggggcaggatctcttgctcgaattcgtctctttaattcatcccaaagatgttcaatgggattcattttcgggcttcttgctggccattccataatagagatatcgacttcgttaagataatctcgtacgacgcccgcggtgtgagccctagcattgtcgtgcatgaatatgaagccgttgccaataaaatgtgcatagggcatcacatgaggctcgagacactcctcgacgtaccgatgacagtttagtgcaggcagacgtggcccagacacgaaagcaagctctgtcttaccgtcggcgctgattcctccccaaaccgtccacgaaccgccaccatagctgaccttttcttcaatgcagcattgtgcatagcattctccgtctcttctgtagaccttgttccttccgtcgttaccatacagcataattgtacactcatcagaaaagagaactttgctccactgtaggtatgaccaatttaggtgctcacgtgcaaagttaaggcgcgctcttcgatggtctgcagttaatttcggcccatttgctggcttatgcggtaccagtccacgatccttcaaccttcttctaattgtagagtcacttacagccacccttcgtacaacacgaagccgctgctgcagttgaaaagcgttaaggcgtcgatttcttaaagaagttgttacaataaatcgatcatctcgctcagaagtgacccgattcctgccagatcctgaacggcgcgtgaacaaaccagtctcccgataacgtttatagactctatgaacagatgacaggcttagatgcagtcttgcagccacaacacgctgactaaggccagaatccagcaatgccacaacttgggcggcttctgtgggcgaagtatccatacgttttagaaaaaaaaccttttttcagacgtcccaaagtcacagtattgaaataaaaaacaaaaagtttaaggataggcgccaatttttagtttttaaacgctaaatgtactccaaccctaaacacacatttgtctcaaaacagtgattcatttcgtttataagataaacaaatgaaattctaattttgaatttagaattttcgcttattactgtaatggccaaactaccagctatacatttatgtattttttttcatcgtatgaattcttttatgtgttaaattcggacagaaacaatgaaaacggaagtgtttcgatttttttgatgagaagtgtataaacgATTTTTTCAAAGACagaatacaataatattatccACAAATCATAATGTTCATACAATGTGCCCAATGCAAATGTTTATACCGCCATTGTGTTTTATAAACAATAATGTTGAATGAAAGaacgcaataaaatattgttttttatagaTGGAACTAAGTCAACAGCGCTAACAGGAACGCGGCTAACGAAACATCCGAAATGTGACGAATAAGTGACgtgtttacattattttattagtgaCATGTCCTTTGTTGATACCACTGTTTGATAGCTACTCTTTACAAATGAGACTTTGACACGTCgtctcctagcgttatcctgtttttcacaaggtccctAATGTTACCTGTTACCTAACCTTTACCTTTACCTGTTACCAAGGTTACGTAACCTAAAGATTCCGAGGTCCGGTTTTTCTTCGTGTGTGATCTTCCGACCGGCGAAGGGGAAACCaaccacatacctccgaaacgcatttctcggaaatatgggtttcttcacgacgttttccttcaccactgaacacgttataatcatttataattcaAACATAAAACGAAAACCGTTTTGAaaaatctttggtttaggcccgttTTAGATGAACCTGCGGCTTCACAGTGAGAGTtacgttcttccaactaggctGCCGCGCCTCTCATAGAACGACAGATTTAGATCAATTTATGTGATCGACAGATCGTACAACTCAAGAAGGGATTTGGCGtggaaataataatatcatttataGCTTaacaaatagaaatataattaacATCATCGTATTTTTGATTACCatagacaaataaaatataaataaataaataaattaacggTATAAATTCACAAGCAATACAGAAACGtccaaaaacaaaagaatacgTTTGCGAAGTTGCCAATACAAGTAAtcgttattaaaataaattacaataattaaaacaatttaatttaaataaacattaaattgttatattaaagcgaaaagaaacataaacacccaataataacataatattatatcaatgtaaacataaataaataaaataaaaataatgtttatttctctcactagcttagaacttGTATACAATATCCAATGTATACGGGTACAGATTAATGAAGCAGCTAGCATCACACTCAATATTGTGCTGACAAATCTtaataataagggactttccaggctacgtttcccaaaaaaaaattagatggcgctgtaaagaggtgccttcgtttaaccttctaatttcatggataacagacgtatatgtacatcttttatctttgtttttaggtacaaacgatgacccttgttattacactcaggcacaattgcatctttcacccattattattctgattaaaaaaaccactaaaataagcaaaataggtagcaatataatcaTACagagtgatagtgacatcgtaacgaatactgagggggatgattcagaccatgattctgaattaatatgaagtggaattttttgtcgcaaaattcatttactttgttgtatgtttttaattattctcaAATTTATACTTttgagatggaaaattccatttgatattaactcataaataatgagctgaatcatccctcttagtattcgttacggtgtcacttacacctatacctacttgtatggctacctgtatttacttgtacggggtgtaagtgacatcgtaacaaatactgagaggaatgattcagctcattattcatcagttaatatttaatggaattttccatcacaaaactatagaattgaaaataatttcagaaaactaaaaaaaggacataaattttgtgacggaaaattccacttgatatcaactcagaatcatggtctgaatcatccccctcagtattcgttacgatgtcactaacaccctgtattgtttttgggaaacgtagcatGGAAAGCATACGTATCATTGAATATTCTAGTATACAAGCTTACCTGTAAAACTAGCGTTCTTCTCCACAAACATAACTCATGACGTACAGCGGGAGTTCTGGCAGACACCAACtcaattttaattaagtttgacATATTTTAAACTACCTATCTCTATCTCTGTTCTACTTCGTCATAAGTGAAGGACGACACAAATTAAGGACACTTATAGGCACTGCGACGAGTCTCTCCTTTCCGTTTGCCCTAGTTAATATGTATGAGGTACCTATTGTCATATAAACAATGATTTCTTGAACTGAATAGCATGTATAattcaaattgtattttaaactcGCTGATTAAAAACCAGTATTTTatcattttcagaggtatgaaAATTGTGACATCATTAAAAAGGTTGTTTGAACATCAGAGTAGGTAGAAAGAAACGTGTTCGGGATAATTAAATTAGAAGATAACACGTGCAGAACAACAGGTTATGAGGGTAATGCAGCGGCCCTGGCGTCGCCTCCTCCACccggccggcgcgggcgcggctcTTATCAGCTCGCGGCGGAAAGAAGCTGAATAAACCACCAAAAACCGGAACAGTAACTGTGTTATGGAGGGGTAATTCCCATATTTCTTATCTCTCTAGCTCCGGTTTTTTGTCAGCACCTAATGAGCCCCCTCGCCCTCTGCCCCCACCCGCACCCCGCAGGCCCCCTCCTCTAATTAATTTACTTCACACGGAGCCTTTACACGGCATTCGCAAACAAAAAATACGGCGAATTTCTCTGGCCCATGTGTTGTTGATCTCGGTAAAATTGGCGCCACGTTTTGCGGTAAAATTACAAGAGAATATAATTAGGAAGCCTACATGTGACGTGACGGGGGCTGGTGTTCCGCTGACGTGTACGACTACATTGTGATTCGTTTTGATATTCTATCTAGGTATCGCTCTGCTTTTCTCGCAAATAGGTATCATTATCCCGGCGGAGGCTTCGTAACAACCGAAACtttgtgtacaaaaaaaaagacaaaaacattataaagattctatctatctatctatctacagaACATAAACATTAGGTTGCTATAGTTAGCATATAGCAACGAGACCAAAAAATGAAAGAATCTGTGCAAACAACGTGATAATATCCGTAGCCCTTAAAAACGCTGTAAGTATCATGTTATTCAGCTACCTACGATttataataggtaaataaaatctAAGATAATGATTTTTCATCGGTATGAAATCATTTGACACTTCATCGACTATATTTTCGCACGAAGAGCGTAGTCAATAACCGCAACTACTGGCCGCCCCCCACTCTCGGCGACTAcctagaaaaaaacaaaattattttactaaCTTTAGCTCTTAGGGCTTTAGCTCTTGAGGCATAGAATAAACGGTAATAATACCATGTAAATGTaaattacataagtacctacttaaatattcatattcattataCTAAACGGTTTGTAAAATGTATAGGtactctttctctctctctctctctctctatttaagagctgcgctcttgtcggtggagtaatcgccattcctctcttcttcccgccaaaaccttcacctcccgatacgacacgacctgcatcttctcttttatttgtttcataaatgttatcctaggtctaccccttcctctcttccctagGTACTATAGGtactataggtatatattataaattgtcCTCTGTTTCCAGTAAAAAACTTTGATTTTATTCTACAGATTCTAAGTTCTATTACCAATTAAGAATGCGGCCGGATGAATTTGAAAACCGACTGAAAACAAGAAACTTtccctttccatttttcactgTCCACAATATTGCTACATAATAACTTGTGGACTTATTTCCTGTAATCAACCAGCCAGTGATCGCAGAATCGTCCCCTCAGTGGTAGTCGGGTCACGCGCCGGCCGCTCCAATTGAAAGGTGCCCAAGATTGAATAAAGATGGCGGACTCACGCTGTCAAATCGTCGCTATTGGCGCGAACGCGAGCACGGGAACACAGCGTGAGGTCACTCGTTCAGAAACAATCCGGATTTTTCACCAGTTTTATTACCGTTTGATTGTTCACGTCGGGGCACCCACGTCCGCCTTGAATAAAAGTCTCtgtatgtgaaataaatacggAAAACTCCGCGAAATGCACAAGCATTTAAAAATCAATCGACAGACATTTCCTACAGTTCAGGCTTTCCAAGCGCTATGAAGCAACTATCACAAGAAAAGGACAATACAAAAGATAAGACAAATTCGAATTGTTTCCTGTGGCACGGGTTACGCGACGCGTGGGGCGCTTATATCGAgcacttcgaccaatagccgtacgacgtttattcacatagtggtgctaattcctgtaaataccatctaattttattttaagttatatctgtcattttcttatccgccgaaaaggaaagggacgggtaatcgacaagcataaaatttatggaacacacgtcaattttaagcacaaatctaaaccaaccgtctaaaaattttacatcagtcaataacccgacacattcatttactcattcttcctaaaattaagagctgtgaatcatccgtccctttccttttcgacggatatgaaaatgacggatataacttaaaataaaattaggcggtgtctccaggaatcggggccagtatctcttggtcaaagccctcgatgtAATTCGATGTAAGATGTGCGGAACCCGTGCCTTCTGTGCTGGTACGCGTGTACGTGTTTATCAACATCCAACTCAATTGTGCAAACAACTAAACACCTAACATAGTAACTAACAACCTATGTTTACTTTGTATTcgccataaaaaaaatatcataataaattgctgtacttattttaattgttactcgAAACACTTGCGGCTGGAcacgaaatgtaaataaaatccaATAACAACAGATTATTTGTTCCTAGGTCACCCTTATGAATGCATTGTCTACTGGTACAACATTTCAGTATATAAAAGGGTTTATAAGAAACATACTTAGCAAGCAGTCTCCGATACCCACTGCAGCCATGCGCTTCTATATAggtaaatatttacaatataatgTATAGGACCgttaaggggggttaaaaataccacattgctatttgacatttgttttcagATATATataggttttgtttttttttgttttgagatttgttttgtttagatgaattacttcgatgtggcgtatttaacccccctgtacaatCTAGATTTTCTATTTTAATATTTGCTTGTAATTGTTCCTCCATATCTCTCCAATATTTAAACCCAATATTTAAACTCGCCAATTTGATATTTAGAATTATTTCACTTAcggacgtattttttttaaaatccgcGTTTGATCTCGTATAAATCTTAGAATCTAGTATTCAAAACAACCTGTaatcttttttctgtttttcaGATATTCTACTGGTAGCTGTAATACAGTCCCAGATAATACAATTTGTGTCAGCCACAACGCCGATTCCTCCACTGGACTGTGCGTGTTCAGCTGTCTACATTCCCGTCTGCGGCTCGGATGCCATCACCTACTCCAACGAGTGCGTCCTCAACTGCGTCAGCAAGGACCGCAAAGCTAAAGGTCTCCCCCCTATCACCGTGAATAAAATCGGCGAATGTCCAAAGTACCAATGCCGTTGTACAAAAGAATATCGACCGATTTGTGGCAAGGACGGGCACACTTACCACAACGACTGCTACCTTGCGTGCGCCAATATTCGTCGACAATTACTGGGCTACCCGCCTGTTGGAATCGCCTACAATGGCCCGTGTAAGAGCACCTGGACCTGCTCTACCGCAATCATTCCCGTCTGCGGTACCGATAATCGGACGTATAGAAACATCTGCTTCCTCCGTGTTGCTAGTTTTCTGAATCAACTGCAAGGTTTCCCCCCAATCTATCTCAAATCGTGGGGAGCATGTCCATGGGAAGGTTGTATCTGTCCATTAAATCTCGACCCTATTTGCGCCAACGACGGACGGGAGTACACTAACAAATGCTTCTTTGAATGTGAGAAAAGAAGGAGACAACAACTAGGTCAACCTCCCTTACTAGTCGTCAATAAAGGCCCTTGCAAAGATGAATGTGTCTGCACGGCTATCTTCGACCCTGTATGTGCTAGTGACGGCAAAAGTTATGGCAACCCTTGCTTGTTGGAGTGTGAAAACAAGAGACGCAAAAAACAAGGCCTGCCGCCACTGAAAATACTCAGTAAAGGAGAATGTGGTTGCTTCTGTCCCCAAGTATATGACCCTGTGTGTGGCAGC
The genomic region above belongs to Pectinophora gossypiella chromosome 4, ilPecGoss1.1, whole genome shotgun sequence and contains:
- the LOC126366150 gene encoding serine protease inhibitor dipetalogastin-like gives rise to the protein MNALSTGTTFQYIKGFIRNILSKQSPIPTAAMRFYIDILLVAVIQSQIIQFVSATTPIPPLDCACSAVYIPVCGSDAITYSNECVLNCVSKDRKAKGLPPITVNKIGECPKYQCRCTKEYRPICGKDGHTYHNDCYLACANIRRQLLGYPPVGIAYNGPCKSTWTCSTAIIPVCGTDNRTYRNICFLRVASFLNQLQGFPPIYLKSWGACPWEGCICPLNLDPICANDGREYTNKCFFECEKRRRQQLGQPPLLVVNKGPCKDECVCTAIFDPVCASDGKSYGNPCLLECENKRRKKQGLPPLKILSKGECGCFCPQVYDPVCGSNGKTYGNGCELGCENQTRKLKGLPPITMLHKGECEKCYCPLYVDRVCGSDGRTYSNLCFLGCENKRRQKLNLPPLTYTKGECPCQCPYIYDPVCVSDGQTYSNPCLVDCENRRRVQQGKEPVKILYKGVCGCSCPKNYDPVCASDRRTYGNPCILGCENARRAAHGLPALTVLNKGPCTCLCNCPNTNLPVCGSDRRTYRNVCWLTCTTNCYLQRGWPPVLVTKTGVC